From Planococcus halocryophilus, the proteins below share one genomic window:
- a CDS encoding NADPH-dependent FMN reductase, translating into MKVLLVDGTIIGSKTGAILEQIQVYINEKNPEIELKLMKLADYDHQFVDGRPLGEYNDSMQEIVRRFEEADGYIIATPIFQGSIPGVLKNTFDMLHPRTMRYKPVSIVANGGTYQHHLVIENQLKPILDYFRCLVTPNYVYTHTSHFDGTNTIVSEDVHNRLRELARVFVQYAEMSKHLSKETLDNH; encoded by the coding sequence ATGAAAGTTTTATTAGTAGACGGCACGATCATTGGCAGCAAAACCGGTGCCATTTTAGAGCAGATCCAAGTTTATATCAATGAAAAAAATCCCGAAATCGAATTGAAATTGATGAAGTTAGCTGATTACGATCACCAGTTTGTTGATGGACGTCCGCTAGGTGAATACAATGACAGCATGCAAGAAATCGTTCGTCGCTTTGAAGAAGCAGATGGCTATATCATCGCAACACCGATTTTCCAAGGGTCCATTCCGGGTGTGTTGAAAAATACATTTGATATGCTTCACCCACGCACGATGCGTTACAAACCAGTATCGATCGTTGCAAATGGTGGAACGTATCAGCATCACTTAGTCATCGAAAATCAGTTGAAGCCGATTCTAGATTACTTCCGCTGTCTCGTAACGCCAAACTATGTTTACACGCATACGAGCCATTTTGACGGAACTAATACAATTGTGAGCGAAGATGTTCACAACCGCTTACGTGAATTGGCACGTGTTTTCGTACAATACGCTGAAATGAGCAAACATTTGTCGAA
- a CDS encoding cation:proton antiporter codes for MLIIFLGVLSQWIAWRLQFPAIVLMSIAGLLVGPIFEVIHPAESFGELFNPFISLAVAIILFEGSLNLNFKEIRTFGKPILRIVTLGAFIAWIAGSFAAHYIAGLSLGVAFVIGGLFIVTGPTVILPMLRQAKLKSRPAAILKWEGIVVDPFGALLALFAFQFVLFAIGDETAAAFGLFFLASLFAVALGVGTGMLMGMMFEKGQVPEFLKAPMVFGIVLLIFVISDIVMHETGLLAVTAMGMVMANMKIASINDMRHFKENISVLLISSIFVMLTASLNLDVLIGIFNWEIVSFVLAMLFIVRPLSIWLSTIGTDMTIQEKTLVGWIAPRGIVALTVSGYFAGVLLEAGFEDAELLTALTFALVFSTVIVHSFTIGWVGKKLGLVAAEDPGVIIIGASRFATKLGKVLAEFEKGVLIIDSSWGRLQEARQNGLKTYAGDILSEHTDYEVDLTPYETMVVATGTDSYNALVVNNFVPEMGRANLYQTAIHEGDPGDFHASLSGRTLFGEKWNIHELEWKAEEGYTMRKTQLTEQFSYEDFKVKWTEDTIPLFVYYSQGKIEFFAENNKLEPKAGDTIVSFTATAPESERTQERLESKRSKNGSQTKE; via the coding sequence ATGCTAATAATTTTTCTGGGAGTGCTCTCCCAATGGATCGCCTGGCGTCTTCAGTTTCCAGCCATTGTTCTGATGTCGATTGCCGGACTTCTTGTTGGTCCAATTTTTGAAGTGATCCACCCCGCTGAAAGTTTCGGCGAATTATTCAATCCTTTTATTTCATTAGCAGTTGCCATCATTCTATTTGAAGGTAGTTTAAATTTGAACTTTAAGGAAATCCGCACGTTTGGAAAGCCGATTTTACGAATCGTCACCTTAGGTGCATTTATCGCTTGGATTGCCGGTTCTTTTGCCGCACATTACATCGCAGGATTATCACTTGGTGTTGCATTTGTAATTGGTGGTTTGTTTATCGTAACAGGACCAACCGTCATTTTACCAATGCTGCGTCAAGCAAAATTAAAATCACGTCCAGCCGCTATTTTGAAATGGGAAGGCATTGTAGTCGATCCTTTTGGTGCTTTGCTTGCATTATTTGCATTCCAGTTTGTGTTGTTTGCTATTGGCGATGAAACCGCAGCCGCATTTGGCTTGTTTTTCTTAGCTTCTTTGTTTGCTGTAGCACTAGGTGTCGGGACAGGAATGTTAATGGGAATGATGTTCGAGAAAGGGCAAGTGCCTGAATTTCTAAAAGCGCCAATGGTTTTTGGCATTGTTTTGTTGATTTTTGTTATTTCCGATATTGTGATGCACGAAACAGGCTTGCTAGCGGTAACGGCAATGGGGATGGTCATGGCCAATATGAAAATTGCTTCGATCAACGACATGCGCCATTTCAAAGAAAACATTTCTGTGTTATTAATTTCTAGTATTTTCGTAATGCTGACGGCTTCTTTAAATCTTGATGTATTGATCGGGATTTTCAATTGGGAGATTGTTTCATTCGTATTGGCGATGTTATTTATTGTTCGTCCACTATCGATTTGGCTATCAACAATTGGTACCGACATGACAATACAAGAAAAAACCTTAGTTGGTTGGATTGCGCCACGCGGTATTGTGGCATTAACAGTTTCAGGTTATTTTGCAGGTGTCTTGCTTGAGGCAGGTTTCGAGGATGCAGAACTGCTGACGGCCTTAACCTTTGCACTGGTGTTCTCAACAGTAATTGTTCATAGTTTCACAATTGGATGGGTAGGCAAGAAACTCGGTCTTGTTGCAGCTGAAGATCCAGGTGTTATCATTATTGGTGCGAGTCGATTTGCAACGAAACTTGGGAAAGTGTTAGCAGAATTTGAAAAGGGCGTCTTGATCATCGATTCTTCTTGGGGTCGTTTACAAGAAGCACGCCAAAATGGATTGAAAACGTATGCGGGGGATATTCTATCAGAGCATACGGATTATGAAGTGGATTTAACGCCGTATGAAACAATGGTTGTCGCGACGGGCACCGATTCGTATAATGCGCTTGTCGTCAATAACTTTGTTCCAGAAATGGGGCGTGCAAATCTTTATCAAACTGCGATTCATGAAGGAGATCCGGGAGATTTTCATGCTTCGTTAAGCGGACGAACTTTATTTGGAGAAAAGTGGAATATTCATGAGCTAGAGTGGAAAGCAGAAGAAGGCTACACGATGCGAAAAACCCAGTTGACGGAACAATTTAGTTATGAAGATTTCAAAGTGAAATGGACGGAAGATACCATTCCGTTATTTGTTTACTACTCGCAGGGGAAAATTGAATTTTTTGCAGAAAATAATAAACTCGAGCCAAAAGCTGGAGACACTATCGTCAGTTTTACTGCAACTGCTCCCGAATCTGAGCGGACTCAGGAACGTTTAGAAAGCAAGCGTTCGAAAAACGGTTCTCAGACTAAAGAATGA
- a CDS encoding SE1832 family protein, with translation MNKQELEYAIAELKMDYVRHQGDIEKLETTGHAGMVEKAELRLEKMELQLAELNKKLADL, from the coding sequence GTGAACAAACAGGAATTGGAGTATGCGATTGCTGAACTGAAGATGGATTACGTGCGCCATCAAGGTGATATCGAGAAACTAGAGACGACTGGACACGCCGGCATGGTGGAGAAAGCAGAATTACGGTTAGAAAAAATGGAACTACAACTTGCGGAATTAAACAAAAAACTCGCGGATCTGTAA
- a CDS encoding ABC-F family ATP-binding cassette domain-containing protein, producing the protein MSLLTVENLSHTFGDRTLFNDVSFRLVEGEHVGLVGANGVGKSTMMNIITGKIIHDDGRVEWQPRTHYGYLDQHTQLQPGRTIRETLQDAFLPLYKKEAELNDIAMQMGDADPDRLEELLEQMAEAQDALDAGDFYTLDGKVEEISRGLGLDAIGLERNVEALSGGQRTKLLLAKLLLEKPKVLLLDEPTNYLDEEHIQWLVNYLKNYPHAFLLISHDTEFMSSVTDVIFHLEFSRLTRYTATYEKFIELAELSKKQHLEAYEKQEDMIKKTETFIAKNKARASTTGRAKSRQKQLDRMDRIEKPEIAAKPQFAFKETRSPSRYVVEAESLSIGYDKPLLPPLTFMIERGEKIALVGMNGVGKSTLLKTMLGKIKPLEGDVLRGEYLTPSYFEQEVKAPTHTPLDEIWSAYPSMDQGQVRGALARTGLKNEHISRPMTHLSGGEQAKVRLCKLMMEESNWLIFDEPTNHLDINAKAELKRAMQAYKGTIVLVSHEPDFYEGLATKVWNVEEWIAAGKPEEA; encoded by the coding sequence ATGAGTTTATTAACAGTAGAAAATTTAAGTCACACTTTCGGGGATCGGACACTTTTTAACGATGTCTCGTTCCGTTTAGTCGAAGGTGAACATGTTGGGTTAGTTGGAGCTAACGGCGTCGGCAAATCGACAATGATGAATATTATAACAGGCAAAATCATTCACGATGATGGCCGCGTAGAATGGCAGCCACGGACACATTATGGTTACTTAGATCAGCACACCCAGCTGCAACCAGGACGCACAATTCGCGAAACTCTTCAAGATGCCTTCTTGCCGCTTTATAAAAAAGAAGCCGAATTGAATGATATCGCGATGCAAATGGGAGATGCGGACCCTGATCGTTTAGAAGAATTACTCGAGCAAATGGCTGAAGCGCAAGACGCATTGGACGCTGGAGATTTTTACACATTAGACGGCAAAGTTGAAGAAATTTCTCGCGGTTTAGGTCTCGATGCAATTGGACTTGAACGTAACGTAGAAGCTCTTTCGGGTGGACAACGTACTAAGCTATTACTAGCAAAGTTACTTCTTGAAAAACCAAAAGTTTTACTACTGGATGAGCCGACTAACTATCTTGATGAAGAGCATATTCAATGGCTCGTTAATTACTTGAAAAACTATCCGCATGCATTCTTATTGATTTCACATGATACAGAATTTATGAGCAGCGTTACTGACGTTATTTTCCACTTGGAATTTTCACGCCTAACCCGCTATACGGCAACTTATGAAAAATTCATTGAGCTTGCTGAATTGAGCAAAAAACAACATTTAGAAGCATATGAAAAACAAGAAGACATGATTAAAAAAACCGAAACTTTTATCGCGAAAAATAAAGCTCGTGCGTCTACTACTGGCCGTGCTAAGTCACGCCAGAAACAATTAGACCGTATGGATCGCATTGAAAAACCCGAAATTGCAGCAAAACCACAATTTGCTTTTAAAGAAACACGTAGCCCAAGCCGTTATGTTGTAGAAGCAGAATCTCTATCAATTGGCTATGATAAGCCACTTTTACCTCCGTTGACGTTTATGATTGAACGCGGTGAAAAAATTGCGCTTGTGGGCATGAACGGTGTTGGTAAATCGACGCTCCTTAAAACAATGCTTGGCAAAATCAAACCTCTTGAAGGCGATGTTCTTCGCGGAGAATATTTAACGCCTAGCTATTTTGAACAAGAAGTGAAAGCACCAACGCATACACCGCTTGATGAAATTTGGTCAGCTTATCCGAGTATGGACCAAGGTCAAGTCCGTGGTGCACTTGCTCGCACAGGATTGAAAAACGAACATATTTCTCGTCCGATGACACACTTGAGCGGTGGCGAACAAGCCAAAGTTCGTCTTTGCAAATTGATGATGGAAGAAAGCAATTGGCTAATTTTCGATGAGCCGACCAACCACTTGGACATCAATGCAAAAGCTGAACTTAAACGTGCAATGCAAGCTTATAAAGGCACGATCGTTTTAGTAAGTCACGAACCTGATTTTTACGAAGGACTAGCAACAAAAGTCTGGAATGTAGAAGAATGGATTGCAGCTGGAAAACCAGAAGAAGCTTAA
- a CDS encoding phospholipase D family protein, translating into MKKKRFQNWSKKKRIIMGSIGILIFLYILVIVWQTFKPLPEGVSSKGDLHRVDQVDMIYDLSYAQDQEGTETESELRIFKEIYNMIDQAEEFIVIDLFLFDNYNDLDTDFPAVAETLTNHLLDKKVENPDMPIYFITDPINIGYGSYESQFLDTLEEAGVEVIITDLDKLRDSTPLYSGLYRVIFQWFDAGGKGWIPNGMSSDAPDLTLSSYLKMMNIKANHRKAVITEKEAIISSANPHNASGLHGNMAFKVSGPVINDILEAEEAVSRYSGGPDFPRIEAAEQQGDYQVQYLTERKVLDALLSDIEKTAEGDSIHLAMFYIAESSVVRALTDAANRGVDVRLILDANENAFGTEKTGLPNRPVVHEMLAESEDRIQVRWYNAIVGQFHTKSIMIQTADETIVMGGSTNYTERAFNDYNMESTIRILAPNDSELTGEMTTYFDRLWNNEDALYTLDVEEYQDDFTFWQRGIYGFQKLFKLTTY; encoded by the coding sequence ATGAAAAAGAAAAGATTTCAAAATTGGAGTAAGAAAAAGCGGATTATTATGGGGAGTATTGGAATTCTTATATTCCTTTATATCTTAGTTATCGTTTGGCAAACATTTAAACCTTTGCCAGAAGGGGTTTCGAGTAAAGGTGATCTTCATAGAGTAGATCAAGTAGACATGATTTACGATCTGTCTTATGCACAAGACCAAGAAGGGACAGAAACTGAAAGTGAATTGCGGATATTTAAAGAAATTTATAACATGATCGACCAAGCTGAAGAGTTTATCGTCATCGATCTTTTTCTTTTTGATAATTATAACGACTTGGACACGGATTTTCCTGCAGTAGCGGAAACGTTGACGAATCATCTACTCGACAAAAAAGTAGAAAATCCAGATATGCCAATTTACTTTATTACAGATCCCATTAATATCGGCTATGGCTCTTATGAAAGCCAGTTTTTAGATACATTAGAAGAAGCAGGCGTCGAGGTAATCATTACCGATTTGGACAAATTGCGTGATTCTACGCCTCTGTATTCCGGTCTTTACCGTGTCATTTTCCAATGGTTTGATGCAGGAGGTAAAGGGTGGATACCAAACGGCATGTCGAGTGATGCACCTGACTTAACTTTATCTTCTTATCTCAAAATGATGAATATTAAAGCCAATCACCGAAAAGCAGTCATTACTGAAAAAGAAGCCATCATCAGTTCAGCCAATCCTCATAATGCGAGTGGCTTGCATGGCAATATGGCATTTAAAGTTAGTGGACCTGTGATCAATGATATTCTTGAAGCCGAAGAAGCGGTATCCCGCTATTCAGGGGGACCGGATTTCCCGAGAATTGAAGCTGCAGAACAACAAGGAGACTATCAAGTACAATACTTGACCGAACGCAAAGTATTAGATGCCTTGCTATCAGATATCGAAAAAACAGCAGAAGGAGATTCAATCCACCTTGCTATGTTCTATATTGCAGAAAGCAGTGTTGTCCGTGCTTTGACGGATGCTGCTAATCGCGGAGTGGACGTTCGTCTAATACTAGATGCCAATGAAAATGCCTTTGGTACTGAAAAAACAGGTTTGCCAAATCGACCAGTGGTTCATGAAATGTTAGCAGAGTCAGAAGATCGGATACAAGTGCGTTGGTATAATGCAATCGTTGGACAATTCCACACCAAATCAATCATGATTCAAACAGCAGATGAAACGATAGTTATGGGTGGTTCGACGAACTATACAGAACGAGCATTTAATGATTACAATATGGAAAGTACGATTCGTATTTTAGCTCCGAATGACAGCGAATTAACAGGAGAGATGACGACTTATTTTGACAGACTGTGGAATAATGAAGATGCACTTTACACATTAGATGTGGAAGAATATCAAGATGACTTTACATTTTGGCAACGTGGAATTTACGGTTTCCAAAAATTATTCAAATTGACGACGTATTAA
- a CDS encoding RNA polymerase sigma factor, whose amino-acid sequence METLYTEYNRYIYHLCLKLTRNKAEAEDLMQEVWLKVVRYESSIAEVDHVKAWLTTICMNTFRDRYRKNVRRSKHLIQQPEGLDVSLLDLIPSDAAGVSEILEIQDVSDMIRHKISELDSIYRTTILYFYVHQYSLIEIADVMKVSIGTVKSRLFRGKKRLKDMLMDDDRTREYVVAM is encoded by the coding sequence ATGGAAACTTTATATACAGAATACAATCGCTATATCTACCATTTATGTTTGAAACTGACGCGCAATAAAGCAGAAGCTGAAGATTTGATGCAAGAAGTTTGGTTGAAAGTAGTACGATATGAGTCTTCTATTGCCGAAGTAGATCATGTTAAAGCATGGTTAACAACAATCTGTATGAATACATTCCGTGATCGTTACCGTAAAAATGTAAGACGTAGCAAGCACTTGATTCAACAGCCAGAAGGCTTGGATGTTTCGTTGCTAGACTTGATTCCTTCAGATGCAGCAGGTGTATCTGAAATACTAGAAATACAAGATGTCTCTGATATGATTCGCCATAAAATTTCAGAACTAGACTCGATTTACCGTACGACAATTTTGTATTTTTATGTTCATCAATATTCATTGATTGAAATTGCAGATGTCATGAAAGTATCGATTGGCACTGTGAAATCGCGCTTGTTCCGAGGCAAAAAACGGTTGAAAGATATGTTGATGGACGATGACCGAACACGTGAATATGTAGTAGCAATGTAA
- a CDS encoding CNNM domain-containing protein, translated as MFIALGIFLIMSFFLSGSETALTAVNRMKVHLRAEQGDDKAQKLQKLIAKPDRMITTILIGNNVANIMLPTLVTMIAISKGWEVGVATAILTVVLIIFGEVLPKTISATFADKVAYIVFPVISFLVVILLPLTWLLAQFTNVFIRIISKGTVKEATMTKEELRTMVDIASTEGTFEEEESERIKGVLDFPHKDVSDVMSTHRTDTVGIAIDSTYEEVRDLILDSSYTRYPVYEESMDNVVGLFYSKKLIEWSMNPNLTLEELMDDNPLFVVQSVSVEKVFKMMMAKKKHMAVILDEYGGTLGIVTHEDIIEEMIGQDIEDETDEEDDELVFEMTDEVLSCHGRLEIEDVNDMFKVEVPNDHDTIAGFVMQQLGHVPDEGEEFTYENLHVEINEMDRNRIVRLTITKKDEKEEEVLA; from the coding sequence TTGTTTATAGCATTAGGAATCTTTTTAATCATGTCGTTTTTCTTATCAGGAAGCGAAACGGCATTAACTGCGGTAAATAGGATGAAGGTCCATCTTCGCGCGGAGCAGGGTGATGACAAGGCGCAGAAACTGCAGAAGTTAATTGCGAAGCCGGACCGAATGATTACGACAATTTTAATCGGTAACAATGTTGCTAACATTATGCTACCGACATTGGTAACGATGATTGCCATTTCCAAAGGATGGGAAGTTGGTGTTGCCACTGCGATATTAACAGTGGTACTTATTATTTTTGGAGAAGTTTTGCCGAAAACAATTTCAGCAACATTTGCCGACAAAGTAGCTTATATCGTTTTCCCAGTCATCAGCTTTTTAGTGGTGATCTTATTGCCGTTAACTTGGCTATTGGCGCAATTCACCAATGTGTTTATTCGCATCATTTCCAAAGGTACAGTTAAAGAAGCAACCATGACAAAAGAAGAATTGCGTACGATGGTTGATATTGCCTCTACAGAAGGTACGTTTGAAGAAGAAGAGTCGGAACGCATTAAAGGGGTTCTGGACTTTCCTCATAAAGATGTATCAGACGTTATGTCCACTCACCGTACAGATACGGTAGGGATTGCCATTGACTCAACATATGAGGAAGTTCGGGATTTGATTTTGGATTCTTCTTATACCCGTTATCCTGTTTATGAAGAAAGCATGGACAACGTCGTTGGGTTATTTTATTCGAAGAAACTTATTGAATGGTCGATGAATCCAAACTTGACCTTAGAAGAATTGATGGACGACAATCCATTATTCGTTGTGCAATCTGTAAGCGTTGAAAAAGTCTTTAAAATGATGATGGCGAAGAAAAAACATATGGCTGTTATTCTCGACGAATACGGCGGCACACTCGGAATTGTCACGCATGAAGACATTATTGAAGAAATGATAGGTCAAGATATCGAAGATGAAACCGATGAAGAAGATGATGAACTAGTTTTTGAAATGACGGACGAAGTATTGTCTTGTCATGGTCGTCTAGAAATCGAAGATGTAAACGACATGTTCAAAGTAGAAGTTCCTAATGACCACGATACTATCGCCGGCTTTGTCATGCAGCAGTTAGGGCATGTGCCAGACGAAGGTGAAGAGTTCACATACGAAAACCTTCACGTAGAAATCAATGAAATGGACCGAAACCGAATTGTCCGTTTAACCATTACCAAAAAAGATGAAAAAGAAGAAGAAGTATTAGCTTAG
- a CDS encoding dipeptidase codes for MNAQAIDQYFKNNRETHLEELKTFLRIPSVSSLSEHKKDMQKGAEWLVTALEKAGLENVKIDETEGHPVVYADWLHAEGKPTVLVYGHYDVQPVDPLHLWESAPFEPQVRDNKLYARGASDDKGQVYMHVKAVEALLKLNGELPVNIKFIIEGEEEIGSPNLPKYVEENQELLKADVIVISDTGMQGPGRPAVCYGLRGLAGIQIDVKGPKGDLHSGLYGGAVQNPLHAIVEILQSFRDQEGLIQVEGFYDDVLEVSDKEREEFAALEFDLEHEKKEIGISEDFGEKGYSFVERTWIRPTLEVNGITGGFSGEGIKTVLPAEASTKITCRLVPNQDPDDIVAKLKAHVESHKPVGVSVEITEFDKGKPFLTPFDHPAIQAAGRSYEKVYGVPTAFTRMGGSIPIVAAFDEILGLPVVLMGFGLASENFHAPNEHFHLENFDKGLRVISDYLFEVAELN; via the coding sequence ATGAATGCTCAAGCAATAGACCAATATTTTAAAAACAACCGGGAAACACATCTAGAAGAGTTAAAAACATTTTTACGCATTCCTTCAGTTAGTTCTTTATCCGAGCATAAAAAAGATATGCAAAAAGGTGCAGAATGGTTAGTCACTGCTTTAGAAAAAGCAGGATTAGAAAATGTGAAAATCGATGAAACCGAAGGACATCCAGTTGTTTATGCGGACTGGCTCCATGCAGAAGGCAAACCGACAGTACTGGTATATGGCCATTACGATGTGCAACCGGTAGATCCTCTTCACCTATGGGAGTCCGCTCCCTTTGAACCGCAAGTGCGCGACAATAAATTGTATGCACGCGGCGCGAGTGACGATAAAGGACAAGTCTATATGCACGTTAAAGCTGTTGAAGCCCTGTTAAAGCTAAATGGCGAATTGCCGGTAAACATTAAATTCATCATTGAAGGTGAAGAAGAAATTGGCAGTCCGAACCTTCCAAAATACGTAGAAGAAAATCAGGAATTATTAAAAGCTGATGTTATCGTTATTTCTGATACAGGTATGCAAGGACCTGGTCGCCCTGCAGTATGTTACGGATTACGTGGTCTTGCTGGCATCCAAATCGATGTTAAAGGACCAAAAGGCGATTTGCACTCTGGCTTATATGGTGGTGCTGTTCAAAATCCATTGCATGCCATCGTAGAAATTTTGCAATCGTTCCGCGATCAAGAAGGATTAATCCAAGTAGAAGGTTTTTATGACGACGTACTAGAAGTTTCCGACAAAGAACGCGAAGAATTTGCAGCGCTTGAATTTGACTTAGAGCATGAGAAAAAAGAAATTGGTATTTCTGAAGACTTTGGCGAAAAAGGCTATTCTTTTGTCGAGCGCACTTGGATTCGCCCAACACTTGAAGTTAACGGCATTACTGGTGGATTCTCAGGAGAAGGCATTAAAACCGTGTTACCTGCAGAAGCTAGCACTAAAATCACTTGTCGTTTAGTACCAAACCAAGACCCAGATGATATCGTCGCAAAACTAAAAGCACATGTTGAATCCCATAAACCTGTTGGCGTATCTGTTGAAATCACTGAGTTTGATAAAGGCAAACCTTTCTTAACACCTTTTGACCACCCTGCTATTCAAGCAGCTGGTCGTTCTTATGAGAAAGTATACGGCGTGCCGACTGCATTTACACGAATGGGCGGATCGATCCCGATTGTTGCTGCATTCGATGAAATTTTAGGTTTACCTGTTGTCTTAATGGGCTTTGGATTAGCATCTGAAAATTTCCATGCACCAAACGAACATTTCCACCTTGAAAATTTCGATAAAGGTCTTCGTGTTATTAGCGACTATCTTTTCGAAGTAGCCGAGTTGAACTAA
- a CDS encoding glycerol-3-phosphate acyltransferase, protein MIVYWLVSYFIGNLLTAWWIGKWKGVDLRQQRSGNLGARNAGAILGKPAFLLTFLGDAGKGALVVWIGFFFDFSIWAIAVAGFAVVIGHLFPFWLKYRGGKGIATFIGVSFCLTPDLFLAMFILFFAFYPWLKSATLSMLASFAGFIIMAFILQVWIVVWPLIMAIIIIVIKHKFDIQESFNSRFR, encoded by the coding sequence ATGATTGTTTACTGGTTAGTATCCTATTTTATCGGCAATTTACTGACGGCTTGGTGGATTGGTAAATGGAAAGGTGTTGATTTGCGGCAACAACGTAGCGGCAACCTTGGTGCCAGAAATGCGGGTGCCATTCTTGGGAAACCTGCCTTTCTCTTAACCTTTCTTGGTGATGCTGGTAAAGGCGCATTAGTAGTATGGATTGGCTTCTTTTTCGACTTTTCCATTTGGGCAATCGCAGTTGCCGGTTTCGCTGTTGTTATTGGTCATCTGTTTCCATTTTGGCTTAAATACCGCGGTGGCAAAGGAATTGCTACTTTTATCGGTGTAAGCTTTTGTTTAACGCCTGATCTGTTTTTAGCTATGTTCATTTTATTTTTTGCCTTTTACCCTTGGTTAAAAAGCGCAACCTTATCGATGTTAGCAAGTTTTGCTGGATTTATCATCATGGCGTTCATTCTTCAAGTTTGGATTGTCGTTTGGCCGCTAATTATGGCAATTATTATTATTGTCATTAAACATAAATTCGACATCCAAGAATCATTCAATAGCCGGTTTCGCTGA
- a CDS encoding DegV family protein: MKKPIAWIIDTTGFVTEEFKAHPDVYVVPLNIHFGTEEFIDDGVDLTNEDLYKRIKASTTFPKTSQPSAGKFAELYDQLKEEYECAIAVHASAKLSGTIASSTAGAEMSEFKVYTIDSLALSYGLSGLIERGLKLQEQGHSAEEIAQKLAKETGNFRNYILIGNLTQLYKGGRMSGAQYYLGSLLQIKPIVQLTPEGELQPIDKVRSHKKAIQYLINHAKKDHAEFGVKRFQIMHGNVLKEAENLKQEVLKEIPEADILIGDLSSSLAVHAGEGTIAFLWRKENF, from the coding sequence ATGAAAAAACCAATTGCTTGGATTATCGATACGACGGGATTTGTGACAGAAGAATTTAAAGCGCATCCGGATGTGTATGTTGTTCCTTTGAACATTCACTTTGGTACAGAAGAGTTTATAGACGATGGTGTGGATTTAACAAACGAAGACCTTTATAAACGCATTAAAGCATCTACTACCTTTCCTAAAACCTCCCAACCCTCTGCAGGAAAGTTTGCAGAGTTGTATGATCAACTAAAAGAAGAGTATGAATGTGCGATTGCTGTCCATGCTTCTGCCAAACTTAGCGGAACTATCGCTTCATCTACTGCTGGTGCTGAAATGAGCGAATTCAAAGTTTATACGATCGATTCGCTAGCGCTGTCTTATGGTTTATCTGGTTTGATTGAACGGGGTCTTAAACTTCAAGAACAAGGACACTCAGCAGAAGAAATCGCACAAAAGCTGGCGAAAGAAACGGGAAATTTCCGGAATTATATTTTAATCGGCAATTTGACTCAACTTTATAAAGGTGGACGCATGAGCGGTGCTCAATATTATTTAGGAAGTTTGCTGCAGATTAAACCTATTGTTCAACTTACTCCTGAAGGCGAGCTACAGCCTATCGATAAAGTGCGTTCACATAAAAAAGCCATTCAGTATTTAATCAATCATGCAAAAAAAGATCATGCAGAATTTGGAGTAAAGCGCTTTCAAATTATGCATGGTAATGTATTGAAAGAAGCAGAAAATCTAAAACAGGAAGTATTAAAAGAAATTCCTGAAGCAGATATTTTAATCGGTGATTTAAGTTCTTCACTTGCAGTTCATGCAGGAGAGGGCACCATCGCATTTCTTTGGAGAAAAGAAAATTTCTAG